tagatatattgaagcaacatcccaagacatcagtcaggaagttaaagcttggtcgcaaatgggtcttccaaatggacaatgaccccaagcatacttccgaagttgtggcaaaatggcttaaggacaacaaagtcaagatattggagtggctatcaaaAAGCCAtaaccttaatcctatagaaaatttgtgggcagaactgaaaaagtgtgtgtgagcaaggaggcctacaaccctgactccgttacaccagctctgtcaggaggaatgggccaaaattcacccaacttattgtgggaagtttgtagaaggctacctgaaacatttgacccaaggtaaacaatttaaaggcaacgctaccaaatactcattgagtgtatgtaaacttctgacccactgggaatgtgatgaaagaaataaaagctgaaataaataattctctctactattattctgacatttcacgttcttaaaacaaagtggtgatactaactgagctaagacagggaatttttactaggattaaatgtcaagaattgtgaaaaactgagtttaaatgtgtttggctaaggtatatgttaTGAAAGGACACTTGAAACAAAGACTGCAtatacacaggcagcccaattctgatctttttccactatttggtcttttgaccaatcagatcagctcttttgccaacAATTTGGCAAAAGcccagaattgggctgcctgtgtaaacgcagccaaaaGGTCTTGCTTGAAGTAAAGTTGTTTACAAACTGTTCTCTAGCTGGCTGGTGGCTAATTTAATTTTCTCCTTGTCCATTGACGTTAGCTAGTGGTTAGTGTGAGCTACTAATTACTATTTACATATAATACATTTGGGTAAAATTGGGCACATAAATCCAATATAGCACCTTTAAGCTTTGTCTTGTTTAAAGAAACATAACACTAACCGTGTCAGTTATTGATAACCGCTAACGTTAGATTGACTCTGCTAAGCTTGGATACACCTCAAAGATAAAAGACGTAGACTTCTGATTAGCCTTTGACTATTTGGTTAGTAATGTCAGACGGCTCCATATGTATTGCTAATCAATAATACACTTCATGATTCTGCTTGACATCGGCAGTAATTCTGCAAATTTTTGTTAAATCCAAAAATCCTGGAGTCACGGTCATTCACCAAaataaattacattgaaccaacgtgcaATAGATGTTGAATTGCTGTCTGCGCTCAGTTGGAAGCAATCACTATGTAGAACATTCAACTAGAAGATTTCATCAAAACTGTTAAAGGCTCAAAGTGGAATTGACAGCATTTAGAAACATGAAATATTTGTAACACCTTTTTTTAATAATCTGACAAGCGAgtacttagatatggtcatttttacGTTATCATAAATGTATACAATGTTTTGAAATGACGtatagtaaggcatttgtgaaaattataTAGCAATAGAGTCGGAAAGCggccgtgcgtttggacaatGAATAGACACTGCATTAAATAAAAccgaataaaaacatctgtcctgTCCAGGACAGGattctacacagaccggtgcgccatagccaatcagagctacagtaggcctatatgcaaataagccactTGCCACAAGGCCAGTGTTGACAACTTAggactttgtcgctatatttagcgagtattcagaaCCCTCTAGCGACAAATTTTCAAAAAAGCGActagcgactttttctggtgttattggagacttttggagacCCTGACGTGAAAGCACAAttcgttcttactcttctcaacgagcagcctatcccaaagcactcacaggcagCCCAGTCCTCGcacagcagtccctcccagctgcagtcagagcaggagatgctcctccctctgcgtccagactgcaaatgaatcgcgcatgCGGGAAGCCCCCGCTGGCTTATCCCGCCCTggtttacattaaaaaaaaacaattaacctgAATTTGGGCCAGATTAGttaccataattttctcacattgccattggCAGTTTATTttattgtctctttttggtccatttagattttatacaaaaaaatgtataaaatgttatggttaaaaatgttcatgttttactgtgacttgttgtaggctaagtggaccataaggttaaaaaccaaaccaaattaagaaaccaaaaaacaaaaaaaataagtaACTCTGCCAGTGTCTTTTTTGGGTCACTTTTGCTGGTCCCAAGCCCagataaaggaggagggttggaattgtgacataaaaaaaaagaatcgaTAGAAGAAAGCTCATTTGTAGTTCTGAACATATTTAGTGTTTTTTACTccctttttgtctctcccacgagGCTATTCCTCTTTCCTACAgcatccatcacaattacatgcacatggcaaattatgcaaattaggcgatgacgtcatttagcgacttctaggacagccaatagctactttccttactgaggagttggcaacactgcaaGGGCCTgcaatcattcactttgaacttaactatgtgtttacaggcagtagcaacagcacGACTTTAGATCATTTGAacacattcgccaaaagccacctaatgcaactgaatggatttctgcaaaaatgtaaatagaacaggagtcctcttacattaGGGAACTAAACAATCATTTTGATCAAACAGCCATGAAACTGTATTTTCGCTCACCCTCAATTAcctatgcacatcaacaagatcaacaactaatgctagccacagcgagatgagctaaaatctaatgagggaacattagataaacgttctcaaactttttcagctagttggtcATCAAAATTGCCCTGATAAAAGTtggggaatagtagcctgctcgtccttctgcagcttgcctgtcAATGCAAGCATGTCCCTACCCACATTTTGACAACGGAATGGGAACTGGAACTGGCCTGCCCACCCTTTTGatcgatgccaaatacatttgattgacaactaagagatatgctaactgtggataacagtcgttgaagttcagcatagctagctaaccaaatgacagctgcagcatctctagctgtagccaACGAAAAACAATATGAGGGGGGGAAGTCGGTCACTCACCGACTCCTCCAATGAAATCACATAACCTATTTGTTTTACGTTTTGTACATGCAACTGCGACCCAAACTGGCCATTGTTTTCTTAGGAGAAATATGGCCCTTTATAATGTCCACTTATGTACATAGGATGCTGTCGCATTTTAATATATTAAAACCAGAGATAAATAGTATTATTCCAGCCGTTGTACTATGATTGCAGAGATGTGCACAATATGCTGCAACCAATATCAAAAAGTATTAACTCCAAATAACAATTTAGCTTTGGATTGTTGTAACATTTAAACGTAAAACATGTTATTCCTTTTTTTGCACTGCATGGATCACCGGTGCAGTTGACTGCAGCACTctaaatactgtatactgtagttgAGTAGCCAACCTAGGTTACTGCTCAAATGTTGCtgtaataggcctacatgttaCTCTTTCgtgttgtgttttgttgaagATTTAGTTTTTTGGTTAATCATTGTCAAGCTTAAAAACCGAAGCCAGACTACAACATTTTAGAAGCCTAGCTAGGACTGTGGCATGTCTGTACACTAGTAGTTAAAAGGCTATCAGTTCCACTGTAACACTGCCATAAATATTACAACCAAAATAACTTCCTAATTTGTTGGATATTATGTAGCACTTTATTCAAGTACATTTAGTTCTGTACACAGACAGGACATTCTGCACTTTAAGGCTGATCTAGCAGAAGGCAGCAGAGACCTTGCATTGGTGAAGAGTTTTATGCTCTGTAAAGACTGATGGTAACAGAATCAAAATGCATTATTAAAATGATAAGACATGCTTCTATATTGCTCTTTGTGATTTGATAAGTGTTTCATGTAAAAATGGTAGATAGTCTCGAGGACAAATGTTCCTTTCAGAATGGACAATGAAGTGGTATTCATTTCTATGGGGATATCACGGTTCTAAAATAATGACACATGCATTCAAAAACATAAGAAATCCCTTAAAAACCCAAGACATAACATGTACTGAAACATTTGGCTAAAGGAGAGGTAGTGGATAATTAAATGTACAAATCTGAACAGAGCAGAAGCAACTTTGGATTTAAACTATGGAACAGAACGCTATAGGGTTGGTTTCCCAGACACCAATTTAAGCGTAGTTCTGGAGTAAAGCACCTTTTCCAGAATTTCCATTATACATTGAACGTGCTTTTAAGTCTCGGACTAGGCGTAATCTGTGTCCAGAAAACTGTCCCTATAAGTCTGGATATGAGTGAACTAAagccttacatgctgaccacaccgatcgcgtttatatcccaggacaaattagctagcaatagcaagctagctaactaaattgacataaatgtttaatgcttttcgacctatccccaaatgaatatagttggttcagagttcgttttgatatttcaacctgcgtgtcctgattgcgtctggtgtgggtggacaaaatcaacatgcgcgcgaTAGTGCACGcacggtctggtcagcatgttagagtGCCTCCACTTTAATGATGTTGAGCTGGGTTTCCTGTGGGGAGACTGTGATGTCTGAGTCCAGGTAATCAGAGGCCTGGGTGGGGGCCATGCAGTCCTGGAGAGCTCCCTCTGTGCTGGTGCTGGGATAGTCTGtactgtctgttcctctataggactgtgtgtgtgactgcgtgtaTGTGGTGGCGTAAGACTGTGTGCATGAGggcatgtgtgtttgagtgtgtggctGCTGTGGCTGCTGTGTGTAGGCTGACGAGTGAGGCTGTGTGTGCGCCAGCGTGtatgtaggggtgtgtgtgagcGGGAGGCTATCGGtggtactactgctgctgcccgTCTGGAAGCCGTTGATGCCATGGGGGCTCTGTCCGGACAGTTTGAAGGTCTCTATGGTCTCCAGACTGGAGCTGTCCATCCCGTTGTAGCTGGGCTGGGCCTGGCTGCACTGAGCATACCCTCCTTGGCTGAAGGGGAATGTGTCCTGGCTGTAGGAGGCAGAGCCTGAGGCAGGTAAGACCGGGGGTGGGGGAGTTTTGGGATGCTGTCGCTGGTGGAGGCTGGTACAGGGTGCCTCCAGTCTGGAGGCCAGGGTCTGCAGGGTGCTGAGAATCTGCCTCTGGACCTGGGTCTGCTGGACCTGCTCCCTCTCCAGCCGGTACTGCTGCTCCACCAGCATGCGCACCGCCAGGCTCAGGCTGTGGATCTCAGAGCCCAGGGTCTGGACCTGCTCCTGGagacccccaccaccacccccccctcccccgcaTCTCCCTCCGGTCTCCTGGTGAGCTGCCTGCTGAGGGCTGGGGTTCCGGTCTCTCCTGAGAAGGCCCTGGTTCATGCCCTGGCTCCCAGGGCTTTGGAGGCGGATGACAGGGCTACTACCCTGggaggtgggtggtggtggtggggggttaGGGAGCCGGATGCCCACACGGGGAGGAGCAGGGTGTGGGGAGCGGACAGCTTGGCCACCGACTCTCTGCTGGAACATCTGTCTGGGAACACTGGCTCCTTGCTGGCCATCCAAATTCCTCTGCAGAGTACAAGTCCATTGTAACATGGGTCAGTTGTAACAGGCTAAATATATCAAATTAAAACCTACTTAGAAAGCTGTTCCATGTGCCAATGATTGGTTAGCCTTTACATGACTATGAAGtttaatttaaaaacaaatttATCCATCAATTATCTTTGGTTTCATTGACAGATTTGTTTTGAGACTATGTTTGTTGTTGTAACTCATTGTTACAACTTACCCCTTTACCTAAAATTATATAGCATTTAGACACATTAACATATTTATATCAAATTTCACTTCTTTACATCAACTTTGGCAATGCAACTAtgataaaacctttgaaaaaaatgtaaaagtcaCATTTTTCTTTTTGAACGCTAATACTAAATATAGTTTTTCAGCTATTCAGTTTCTGGTCAATATGACAAGCCTAACTCGTTTTCTTTGTCAATTCTGTGTATTTACATCCAAAACTGTTTTTAAATCATACCATTGTTGAATTACCCCTAATGTTTTACCATTAAAGACAGTGCTACAACTGTCCCTGCTATTGGGGTAACTTTCGGACCTTGGGTCTAAGCCAGAATTGTGAAAAGTATACATGGAACTGTAGCCTACCTTTAGTTAGCAGACAAAATGTAAGTTGTTCATGTGAAATTCTGAAATCTTTAAATCAAACAGTGTTAAATAAAGATGTTTAAAACAACTTCAAAATGTGTTACTACTGTTCCTGACCTTCCCTACTCATATACAGTAACAAAACACTTTAACTGTCGTACTCTTTCCAAGAAATGAACAGAAATCCAACAAAAGGATGACCAAACACTCAGCGCATGCCACGTGTTGGGAGGAACTGCATTGCCTGAGGCAAACTGATCAAAACGAGTGTTTGCTCAACCTTTTGTTTGATTGAAAGATGTACCACTGTTAAACTTTTGTAATGCTGTTCATTTCAATAGACAACTTAAAGATAAATAGTTGATTGTGACgactctcccactctgtctgccgaattctttctctttgctcttgttttccttaataggatgtcggtgggcggagccagGAGGGTCGTCagtgaaatgggacacacctgggctcgggtgtgtcccgggataaatacacctctttCCCATTCATTGagaagactctctccatgcagacacactgttagattttggttgtggcaccGGTCAACACCcatcattatcacatttatgcgtGCAATCACTCACACATTTGTTTTTAGTTTACGTCAGTTAAtaaatattttgttattccttatctccatgTTGTCTCCCTTTCTGTTACAAACTTCGAGCTGGtttgtgacaagtgggggctcgtcTGGGATCTGAAGGTTGGTTCCTAGACATTTTGGCATATAGCACTTTGCTGCATTATGAAGGACTAATACTAGTGTCGTTTGACTTACTagtatgtgttgtgtttgggagaaaacgtggtgTTAATGTTTGAGAACTCCGTAGGTGTTTTGTTTGCATCTTTTGTTACAGCTTTTGCTGTGTAATGTTTGGTGCCCAGTGGTGGTTGCCTTTTTGTTTGTTAAACTTGCTACTGCGGTGGATAGTTTGCTGTGCGCTGcattggagagagtacattggttagtttccaagCCCCTACCCAGGCTGGAGACTCTTGCCCTACTTGCTGTTGGGACATCGGTCTGAGGTGAGCACAATTGCTACCCGGAACTATAGCCTTTCTTTTTCCCCCGTTAGGGACACTTGATGTGTTTCACTGTGGAATATGTTGGGTGTGGTTAGTTTGTTTTTtgttgtggtgtctgtggactgagcagttgtctcgggggcacatccatggcttggtggaatctgccAGCGTGCTGGGTGTCTTTTTTTTTCCCCGTGCCGGCGGGCTACAGTGTGTAATTACCTACCTCAAATCCGcacgaagactagggttgagttattgtaggttttggggaagcgcCGTATATCATCTCTTCTGTGGTGCCCAGTGCGATTGTAATTTCTCTTGTGGTccggtctggtgtgctcagcagaggggaagagcgtgataatttttttgtatttacTTGTGACTATGGTGTCTTACGTAGACacgttcattcgctttccatcagaggaactgttagaataatgtactaaagaacagctgttgaagatgGCTGAACACTACAATGTTGCAATTAGTGAAAAATGTCAAATTCTTGTGTtgatattgaaggccaatctggaGTGGTATTCTTGAAGTTTGTGCTGGATGGGACAAGCAGATTTTGTACCGACTACCATAAGGTAAAGTCACTAAACCAGATTAATCTCCTCTTCCTCGGATGGAGGACTGCGCTGATTAGGTCGGCGCAGCTAAGTTTGTGCAAATTTGATCTGTTAACCTGCCACTGACGAGTAGGACATGTGAAATCtctgcctttattacaccctctggtctgtactcgtattcggttATGCGTTTCGGCCTGcgtaatgcacctgccacttttcAGCGACCTTATGAACAGGGTTATCTCCGGTCTGGCCGGGTGCCCTGGACATTGTAGTGATATGCAGGTACTTGGGAGGAACATCTTTCCTGTATTCAAGCCTTGTTCCACCGCCTAGCTGCGGGTCGCCTCACGATCAATCTGGCTAAATGTGAATTTGCTCAGGTGACCTTTACATACCTTGGcaaggtggttgggcagggtgaagTGCGTCCTGTTCGGGCTAAGGTGGTAGCTACTGATGCTTTTCCACCACCAACTACTAAAAAGGAACTGATGTGTTTCTTGGGAATGATTGGTTATTACCGTAGTTTTTGTAGGAACTTCTCTACTGTGGTCACTCCCTTGACAGATTTTCTGAAAGCTAAGGCTGTTTACGTCTGAGCTTCTCAttgtcaacaggcttttgaagatgcaaagaggTTTCTTACCTCAACTCCGGTGCTGGCTGCTCCTAGTGTGGATTTGTCATTTACCTTGCAGGTGGATGCTAGTCATGTGGGGGCAGGTGCAGATGTCTGGTGTTGAGAGGCCTgttagtttattttttattttccaaaaattttaaccatttatcagttgaactactgtcatggaaaaagaagcgctagcactcataTGGGCACTACAACACTGAGGTGTATGTCGGGTCGGGAGTAGTACCTATTGTGGGCCATGTGTCCTAaccagaggataatgagatggtgtttatttttacaagcATTCCATCTCGATGTGCGCCACATCGGAGGGACAGATAATGTCGTTGCTCTCTTtgcttgttttccttaataggatgtcggtggaaGGGTAGTCAGCAAAATGGGACAGACCTGGGCTTGGttgtgtcccgggataaatatACCTCCTCCCTATTCATTGAGACTCTCTTCATGCAGACACACTGTTAGATTTTGGTTGTGGACGtttttatttgctttggcaccttcaATACCCCTCATCACATTTATGCACGCACCACTCACTTGTATTTagttcagttaataaatatattttgtattcctTATCTCCTTGTCTCCATTTTTGTTACGAACTTCGAGCCGGTTGGTGACATTGAATCGACACTATTTAAAATAATTGTGTATATTATGGTGAGTTTCCTTCGCCTTGTACTCACCGCTTGAGTAAGCCTCTGAGCGACTGGGTCATAGGACTGTGGTTGATCTGCTGCCACAGGTCTCTGGACATCAGAACCAGGAGCACTAGACTGTTCTCTTAACAGAGCTGCTACCTGCTGGTAGGACTGATAAGAAGAGTCTCTTATCTGGGGGGGGGGAGATCCAATCAAAACCTAGAAGTGACATGATCACCACAGTAATAACACCTCTCATATGATAATTTGTTTCATACCAGGGTTGTTCAGAAAGTGGAAACATTTTGAAACAGTGTACTGTGTGGGGATACTACCTGAACATGTTCAACAAGAAATTCAATTTTTTTACTGAAACTAAATTagagcctgggtaccagtctgtctgcTACAATTCTACTCCTTGACATGCAAAATAAGAAAAAGagtacaaggagtggaatgttagcaaaACAGGTTCTGGATTTTTATGTAAATTACACTGTTCTGAAAGATTTACACAAGCATCATACTACAGCCTTTTATTTATTGTCTTCCCTTACGAGATCTTCCCCAGGCTTTCAAACAGAACGTGAGAAGCCTGAgcggtatactacaaagcaggattaATGACTTAGCCTGCAACTTGCCTAAATATTTTGAAATAACGTTACATTTTTTTGAAAGATAAGCTTGAAATGGGCATGATCTAACTGACAACCAAAAACACATCTACATTTTgatttcttaatgaaccagaaaatcaGTACTGGTTTTTCAAAGtcagctggctaactcattgatcctgctttgtagtataagGGCTTCCCAGGGACCCCCAGGCTAATTGTGCAGTGCACATAAATGCCGAGGCTCATTGATGAACTCAATGTGCTGTACTCTGTACAGGAACATAGGCCTAATTATAtccatttgtacactgcaaaatGACCAGAAGTAATCCCAAACCGATATTGTATTGGACAATACTAGAATGACATAGCTCCATTACATTGAGACACTATCACATCTCTATTTATTGGTCAGAATATTTGGGAGCAAATTTTCTTaacatatttttgacatttttatttttttaatataaaaaaaaactgtaGGCCAAATACAATTGCTTGCGGGCTCAATTTGGCCCACCGGCCGCCAGTTACCAACCCTTTCTGTACATATCTACTCAAACTTGATGTCTC
This genomic stretch from Salmo trutta chromosome 32, fSalTru1.1, whole genome shotgun sequence harbors:
- the LOC115171786 gene encoding uncharacterized protein LOC115171786 isoform X1; amino-acid sequence: MGRLDDAAKRKVVELRQAGLSFRKIKAVLELENIRVSAQAIYLYLKEFQRKKVQRGGESAAAPEPQTTPGVGAGRGDGGSREGWNDQQIRNLLREASRHAGYVAASEFAKQCPGSTPPEVRGQGPPGTGSEGASRGQSNRTEKQEEGNKEDKDIQIVSVTSLAQNSQQRGLPPAGAAAVTVTGAYMRKRATPSPATNPILAARKRLLDKALSHRAKVLIGSPPPQIRDSSYQSYQQVAALLREQSSAPGSDVQRPVAADQPQSYDPVAQRLTQARNLDGQQGASVPRQMFQQRVGGQAVRSPHPAPPRVGIRLPNPPPPPPTSQGSSPVIRLQSPGSQGMNQGLLRRDRNPSPQQAAHQETGGRCGGGGGGGGGLQEQVQTLGSEIHSLSLAVRMLVEQQYRLEREQVQQTQVQRQILSTLQTLASRLEAPCTSLHQRQHPKTPPPPVLPASGSASYSQDTFPFSQGGYAQCSQAQPSYNGMDSSSLETIETFKLSGQSPHGINGFQTGSSSSTTDSLPLTHTPTYTLAHTQPHSSAYTQQPQQPHTQTHMPSCTQSYATTYTQSHTQSYRGTDSTDYPSTSTEGALQDCMAPTQASDYLDSDITVSPQETQLNIIKVEAL
- the LOC115171786 gene encoding uncharacterized protein LOC115171786 isoform X3, translated to MGRLDDAAKRKVVELRQAGLSFRKIKAVLELENIRVSAQAIYLYLKEFQRKKVQRGGESAAAPEPQTTPGVGAGRGDGGSREGWNDQQIRNLLREASRHAGYVAASEFAKQCPGSTPPEVRGQGPPGTGSEGASRGQSNRTEKQEEGNKEDKDIQIVSVTSLAQNSQQRGLPPAGAAAVTVTGAYMRKRATPSPATNPILAARKRLLDKALSHRAKSYQQVAALLREQSSAPGSDVQRPVAADQPQSYDPVAQRLTQARNLDGQQGASVPRQMFQQRVGGQAVRSPHPAPPRVGIRLPNPPPPPPTSQGSSPVIRLQSPGSQGMNQGLLRRDRNPSPQQAAHQETGGRCGGGGGGGGGLQEQVQTLGSEIHSLSLAVRMLVEQQYRLEREQVQQTQVQRQILSTLQTLASRLEAPCTSLHQRQHPKTPPPPVLPASGSASYSQDTFPFSQGGYAQCSQAQPSYNGMDSSSLETIETFKLSGQSPHGINGFQTGSSSSTTDSLPLTHTPTYTLAHTQPHSSAYTQQPQQPHTQTHMPSCTQSYATTYTQSHTQSYRGTDSTDYPSTSTEGALQDCMAPTQASDYLDSDITVSPQETQLNIIKVEAL
- the LOC115171786 gene encoding uncharacterized protein LOC115171786 isoform X2, giving the protein MGRLDDAAKRKVVELRQAGLSFRKIKAVLELENIRVSAQAIYLYLKEFQRKKVQRGGESAAAPEPQTTPGVGAGRGDGGSREGWNDQQIRNLLREASRHAGYVAASEFAKQCPGSTPPEVRGQGPPGTGSEGASRGQSNRTEKQEEGNKEDKDIQIVSVTSLAQNSQQRGLPPAGAAAVTVTGAYMRKRATPSPATNPILAARKRLLDKALSHRAKIRDSSYQSYQQVAALLREQSSAPGSDVQRPVAADQPQSYDPVAQRLTQARNLDGQQGASVPRQMFQQRVGGQAVRSPHPAPPRVGIRLPNPPPPPPTSQGSSPVIRLQSPGSQGMNQGLLRRDRNPSPQQAAHQETGGRCGGGGGGGGGLQEQVQTLGSEIHSLSLAVRMLVEQQYRLEREQVQQTQVQRQILSTLQTLASRLEAPCTSLHQRQHPKTPPPPVLPASGSASYSQDTFPFSQGGYAQCSQAQPSYNGMDSSSLETIETFKLSGQSPHGINGFQTGSSSSTTDSLPLTHTPTYTLAHTQPHSSAYTQQPQQPHTQTHMPSCTQSYATTYTQSHTQSYRGTDSTDYPSTSTEGALQDCMAPTQASDYLDSDITVSPQETQLNIIKVEAL